In the genome of Impatiens glandulifera chromosome 6, dImpGla2.1, whole genome shotgun sequence, the window aatgtttTCTCTATCCAATTAAAcctttttaagaaaattgagacattcaattttattatgaGAAACTAACTAAAAATACCTGACAACGGGGATTGGATTCAGATCAAATATAATCCACGACGTATGTAATTAGAAATGTAGTTGATTGGGTTAGATTAATACTTTTGTATTCAACTGATGAAATTTATGATGTATATTTTTTGCTTTGAAAATGACAACTTAGACAATTCAGCATCTCATTCATTCAAATTCTGTAaatctttttcatttaataCAATGTCTTTTCCTTTTTGcaaaactaaaactaaatataaCATGAGTAGTTATAAAATCTCTTTAAACGTGTATGATTGATGTCTGGATATACAACTCTTCCCCATTTCCATCAGAAATAATTTCTCCACCTCTATCTAAAAAAGGCACAAAGCTGAGAATGGACCAGATCCCCAGAAAACTGTACAACCGTGTCTCTGCTTATTTTGCAGCTATGATTTATGAAAGAAAGAAATGCAAGAGCCTTTGCAAAGACaataagaaatgaagaagaaatttgAAAGGAGTTTGTACAATTGGAATCTAGCAAAGCATTCACTGGAAGGAAAGTCCAAATGCAAATCAGAACTGGCTGCTTTGCAAAGAGTGGGTCTTGATACTGATAAAATCCTCTTTAAAGAAAAAGacaagaaagaagatgaagaatcaaGTCAAGAGTTTAGTTTTTTACTTGATTTTGAATGTTGATTTGATCTGATGGATTCTTATGTTTAAGGAAATCACCGAACTGTTTGCAATTTACGTTTAAACTCAATAAAAGGTTAACctttttctcaaaaaataaataaattgtgttATCATTCATCCCGAGAATTAAAACCAACCACTTGTTACTATGTTATTATCATATAGttccaaaatattttagttgCATGTTAATggtaacttaaattttaaatatctccTATCATTTGTGCTATTAGTAAGTCCATTTGGAAACAATTGATAAGGTGTATTGAAGTCAGATACACTTGCATCCAAGTGCTTTCATTTGAATTTTGACAAAACGTTATTTTAGTTGATGTTACATATGTGTGAGACCTTGCATCCAAATTTTGAGAGACAAAAACACACAATTATGTTTCAAAATAGGCTCAATGTGGGATAGAAGGAAAAATACTAAGTGTTGCAACTTTAGTGATAGCAAACATAGCATGAGTTCCCAGTATAAACAAACAACATCTTACATCACCTGTATGCCAAAAGCCTTCATGTGGTGTTCATTCTGAAGGTCCCTCATGCGACCACTTACAGCAAGAAGGGCTTTGGAGGGAACACAACCGCGATTAACGCATGTCCCTCCGACAACATCTCCTTCAATTATAGCAGTTTTTAAGCCCTGGGATGGTCAATgtataatattacaaaatatttagcATCTAAACgtataaaaagaagaaaaaatacaCAATAACTGCATTTTTCTGATGTAGTTCTTCTAAAGGAACTCATCTTGCGAAGTATGTCAATAATGATCATTACATTGTGGGCATGACAAAGTACTTTAGTAATCAGTTCGTCAAGTTTTAGCTCATTCAAACCATTTGATTATGCTGAAACACTATGAGATATCTGCCtcctttataaaataaagtctaTCAAATTGACTCCAAAGCTAAGAcattttaatgatatatatactcACGTTCAAGTATCTAAAAGTAATTAGCTCAAAACCACGCATGCAACCTCGATGACAAATGTGGTTGTAATTTTAACTAACCTTCTCAACAGCATGAAGTGCAGCGCCATGGCCCCCTACACCAGCCCCAATTATAACCAACTCGTAGTCGAAATCCTTTGAAGAAGCTCTTACCTTGTTCTGCCGCCTGTGAGAGGAAATTGCAAGTGGTCGTGGAGCTGAAGTTGAAGAGCGGAATCCATATACCTCTCTTCGAAGACCGCAGAATGGAATCGATCGAGGAACAACAACAACTGAGCCGGTTTGTGCAGAAAAAATGTCACAGACCACCGTGCGATCGGATGGAGCGAAGGAAGAAGGTGTGGATAGAGAAAGAGACGAGTGCATTTTGAAAAGGAGTATGTATATATGAGGAGAGAGATAGTTCGAGAGAAAAAATGAGATGTTTAAGAAGTGAAGGAGCAGACCTCGAGAGCTCCGTTGCAGAGGCGGGCGGAGCCAACGAAGCAGCAACTAGCAAACCAGATAGACTGATCGTTTCATGCCCACTGTTgtagacagacagacagacagttAAGGGCTGGCGCGCTCTCTCAGTGATGATGACTCAGGACGggatttttttcttaaataatcaaatacttCATTTGAAAACTCGGTTCGACCGAGCTCGAGGAGCTCAATCCAAGTTCTAGTTCGAGTAGATCTTAAATTTTTCGAGTAGCTCGAATTATCTACCAGCCGAGTTTGcgtataaattttgataatcaATCGAGTATATATAATGCAAATAGAGTAACAGAACTCATCCAAATTTAGACCAAGAGAGCCAGACAGGCACAGTGAAAGTTAACATAAAGTAAGAAGAGACATAAAATTTGATAGAAGGATTTTATTATAAACCCAACCAATTTCTAATGAGAAAGAAGAATCTAGCTCAATTTTGAAGTGTCTTATTGtgaattgaaaaacaaaattcagatacagaagaagaagaagaagaagtgggGACTGGGGAGAGGAGCCTGGTTCTGATAAAATCATCCTATTTGTTTTGCATTGCAGTAGTTTCCTTCCCCTGTTTCTATTTTCTCTAAACAAGAAAACTAACAACTGCTACAACAACTCTTAATCATATCATATCAATCTTTAGGGACAACAAACAAATCCGATTCCATATGCTTCCTACTCCTCTCTCATAGTTCGTCCTGAAAAACACCCaaagcaaaacaaaatcaagatgAGTAACGTACTTTTAAAAAAGAAGGGGAGAATGCATGCATAATAGAATGACGAAAAGACAAAAATCCCACATGAGCAGCCGCCGCagaatcatcttcttcctcgGTGTCATCATCCTTATTGTTCGCATCTGATTCATCATCGCCTTCATCCTCCGCCTGAAACAGATTTACAATAAATACTACATAAACACTCTGGCTAAAAACAAACAATTTAAATCATACTATACTATACTTACATCTGAATCAGCAGGGTCAGCCTTTGGTTCCTGTGGAAGAGAACAAGGCAACCCATTGTAAACGAAGAAGATACAAACaagaacatataaaaaaaacatatacagACTCAAATATAGCGGAAACATCTTGTGAAAGTGGATTGGTGGGAATGACTCCAACAAATAGAAATCAAACATCTTATGTGGAATTTACCtcctcttctttcttcttctctgcCTCTTCAAATGCAGTCTTCTCAGCCTGCAGCAAACCGACACACAATATCTCAAACATGAATAACACTAATCAATTGTAACAAACCGGGATCTGAACCGAAACCCATCATACCTCTTTATGTTTGCTCCATGTTTCTTCCACCAATTTCTTTGCATATTCAGGATCGTCGCACACCAAGACATTATCAAAGAGGGTTCCGGATTTCACCTAGTCAAGCAGGAAAATACTTAAAAGTCTAGAACTCAACTATAAAAAGGAATACTTAGTCAAAATTAGTCAAAGAACACTACCTGCCATAGTTCAATTCCAACATGGCTCAACTTAGGGAAAACATAGAGATCTGGGTCATCCTTGAAATCTGTCAAGAACAACAGGCTTAAATTACATTTAAGGAATAAAGCTAAAATTATATGTAGCTCAAAAGAGGATGAAAAGAACCTGGGTTGTCAATCAAGGGTGCCTTCCATTTTCCCTTGTAGTTAGGATTCTTAattttctgcaaataagaaGTCATAATCATTTATCAATTTCCAAGGATTTGGTACGGAAATACTTCTTCTGAATAAAGAAATCCCACAAACCTTCTGCTCCCAGGGACCCTTGTACTCAGGGTTAGCAATAGTTGGGGTTGTCCACTcaccatcttcttcatcatcccAATCTTCAGGCTGAATTTGGAAACCAAACTCAATTAGTGACTAGTTTAATTGAAAGAAACCCACAAAGGAGTAGGATGCATACCTTTACAGCGTCTTGGTCTGCGATCTCCTTTGGTATATCATCATAACCCTGTCAATGTAAGCAAAATAATAAGCTCAATTCCAAAACTTGTACCGGTTAGGAACTACTAATGCTAGCATTGGATACTAGAAATGCTATCTACCTCTGGTTTAACATCTTCTGGATCAGGAATGAACTCCTTGTCATCCCAATCCTCAGGCTGTCATCAATGAGCATACATGTTACTATCAATAATACAGGAAAAATTAAAACAGTTTAATCCTTGACAAACCTTCTTCGCTTCAGGATCCTTGATTTGCTTTGCTGGGAGAAGGTCCCAATCAGAGTACAAGCTGCCGGATTGCTTTTCCACATTGTCAATGAGGATGCTGTAGCTAGCATCTGGTCGTAGGATGAATGTATACACATGGGATAGTTGGTCAGTCTCACATGGAACATCCTTCTTGATCAAGTGGTTTGTTTCATTGTGGGTGAGGATAGCATGGACTTTCTTGGTGGTGTAGCCACAGATATCTGGTCCAAACATAATACTGTATATGGTAATGTGGTGTCAGAAATTAGTGCACAACGGGGAAAAATGGGGAGAGCTCTTAAAAAAAAGATCAAACATATAACCTGTATGGTGTGTCACCGCCAAATTTCTTTTGATCAATGTCACCACTAAGTAGCTTCATATAGCCACCACCACAATCAAGTTTCTGCTCATGCTTAACAGAgaactggaaaactaaa includes:
- the LOC124942738 gene encoding calreticulin-like; this translates as MDTKKRPISGGLASILILSLLAITTAEVFFEEQFQDGWEDRWVKSEWKKDENMAGEWNYTSGKWNGDANDKGIQTSEDYRFYAISARFPEFSNKDKTLVFQFSVKHEQKLDCGGGYMKLLSGDIDQKKFGGDTPYSIMFGPDICGYTTKKVHAILTHNETNHLIKKDVPCETDQLSHVYTFILRPDASYSILIDNVEKQSGSLYSDWDLLPAKQIKDPEAKKPEDWDDKEFIPDPEDVKPEGYDDIPKEIADQDAVKPEDWDDEEDGEWTTPTIANPEYKGPWEQKKIKNPNYKGKWKAPLIDNPDFKDDPDLYVFPKLSHVGIELWQVKSGTLFDNVLVCDDPEYAKKLVEETWSKHKEAEKTAFEEAEKKKEEEEPKADPADSDAEDEGDDESDANNKDDDTEEEDDSAAAAHDEL